The sequence below is a genomic window from Desulfomonile tiedjei.
AGAGAGGCAATTGAAGGCCGTTCCCCGCAGAAGAACCGCAGAGCGGCGAAAATGATTCTTGTAGACACTTCGGTGTGGGTGCGCCACCTTCGGGAGGGAGATCCGGACCTTGAACGGCTGCTGAACAATGGAGAAGTGATGTGCCACCCGTTCATTATTGGCGAGCTTGCGTGCGGCAATCTCAGGAACAGGCATGAAATCCTTTCACTCTTGCAACTTCTTCCACTGGCAACGCAGGCAAAGCACGAAGAGGTCCTCCACTTCATAGAGCAAAACCATCTAAACGGAATGGGACTCGGTTACATTGACCTCCATCTCTCTGCCTCCGCCGTATTGACGGGTGTACCGATGTGGACCGCTGACAGAAGGCTAAATGAAGCCAACGAGAGGCTTGGCATAAGATACAGGCCTGTGCTACGCACATAACAGGGCAATGCAGCCGGTTCGTTACGCTCGCGGCCGATTGGGACTGACGCTGAAAAAAATCTTAACCCAGGGGGTAAGAAGAAGGCCGGTCATGACATCTGACAGATAGAGCGACCGTAAAGGCCGCGGCAACAAGCAGAGTAGCAACAACAACGGAAATAGAAGGATCAATGTCATGAACAAATTACTATATTTAATTGCATCAATCGCAACATTGGGTATGCTCACCACATCGGTGTTCGCCGGGGACCTTGTAAATGTGGCCGGCGCCAGCGGCATCGCGTTGAGCGGGTACGATCCCGTGGCCTTCTTCACCGACAAGAAGCCCATGTACGGTGACCCCGCCATTTCGGCAACCCATGACGGAGCTATGTATCTTTTCGCGTCCAAGGAGCACAAGGCCGCGTTCGAGGCGGATCCGCAGAAGTATGTTCCGCAGTACGGGGGTTATTGCGCTTTCGGCGTGGCTAAGGGACATTTGTTTCCCGTGGACATTAGCACATGGCAGATCAGGGATGGAAAACTCTATCTCAACTTCAATCAGGCGGTGCTGGATCTGTTCAACAAGGACCTGAAAGGCTACATCGCGGACGCTGAGAAGAACTGGCCCGACCTGGTGAAGAAAAACACCAAGTAATGCGAATGAACGTTCAACGGATGAAGGCAGGGGCGCCGTCCCGCGCCGACGCGGGATCGCCCGCGGGCCAGGCGTGCCTCGCAGTGTTGACTCCAACAGAGTTAGAAGCGGTTTCAAAACCTCGTGGCTAAAAAGACCTCACACTTACCTGTAGCATGCCATTGTCGGCCCTGGCGACAATGGCAGAAAATCATGGGAGTTTTTGGGGAGGGGTCTGGAGACCGTCATTCCTGCGTACGCTAGGAATCGTAGGGCCGGCGTCCCTGCCGGCCAAAATGTGCACCGGCACGGAGGCCGGTGCCTACAAGGTCCCGGCTTTCGCCGGGACGACGGATGCAAAAACGCCCTCCCCGGATGCTCTTCCGGAAAATTCCGGGTTTTGAACCATTATGAGCAATCCCGAGCACGAATGGCCGCAGCGTCTGGCACCCAAAAGCATTGATCGCGAAGCCTCGCTGGGTGAGTTACGCGTCTTCTTGCTTAAAGGCGTCCGCAGCGGGTTGTCCGGCCGCCCCAGAACCGACGAACAATTCATTGAGGACGTGGTCCAGACGGCGCTGGTTCGCATTCTGGATAGTCTGGACAGGTTTGAAGGACGCAGCGCTTTTACTACCTGGGCTCTCGCCATCGCACTGCGGGTCGCATATTCGGAACTGCGGCGCAGGCACTGGAACAACGTCTCCCTGGAAGAATTGAGGGAGAAACGCGGTTTTTTGCCGGACGAAGTCGACACATCGGCCAATCCGTTCGAGGCCATTGCGTTTAACAGTCTGATCGCTCTCATGCATCGGTTGGTCCGCACCAAGCTCACAGAGCGCCAGCGGAACGTGCTGCTGGCCGAGCTTAACGAGATGCCGCAGGATGAGATCGCGCGGCAAATGAGTATCACGAGGAACGCTGTTTACAAACTCTCTCATGACGCGCGCAAAGCGCTAAGGCGAGCCCTAGAGGCTGCCGGCTATGAAGTCGAACAGGTGCGTGATGTTTTGGAGAGTCCGACGAGGTAGAATCCCATGTCACTAACCTTTGATCAAATAAAGCGCCTCGTGCAAGGGCTGAGCATGACGCGGGATCATGAGTTAAACTGTAACGAGTGCCTCGACAAGATGGCGGAGTTTGCAGAGTGCGAGCTTACAAGCAAGCCGATTCCGGACTCGCTTGAAGCAGTGCAACATCATTTAAACATCTGCGGCGAGTGCGACGAGGAATATGAGGCTCTGCTCACAGCCCTCCAACACATGAACAAAGATGAAAGCGGCCCCCAAGAACATGACAATCTCCACGTGGAGGATGACGAGTGAAAGACTATCACATCAACCTGTTCCACAGTGAAGAGGATGAGGGGTACATTGCAGACATACCCGATTTGAAGCACTGTTCTGCTTTCGGCGAAACCCCGGAAGAAGCCCTGCATGAAGTTCACAAAGCCCGGGCCGCCTGGCTTGAGGCAGCACGCGAGCATGGCAAGCCTATCCCAGAACCTCGTTATCGTCCTGTCATTTATCAAGTCGCGTGAGCGGCTGTCAGTGGGTAGGATGCGGTGACCAACGGGAACCGCATCGCTCGCGTTTCGAGGCTCTGTTGCTGCGAGCGATGCGGTTCGCATTGCTCACGACATCCTAGGTGATTGGATGTTTGGCGTAGAGGTCCGAGAACTACCATACAAAACACCATATAAAGGTATGGCATAATCTGCCTGGCGATGATAAACTAGGATTATGATAAGGGCGTATTTCGACTGGGACCTGAACAAGGACCTGGAAAACCAGGAGAAGCACGGGGTCTCCTTCGCTGATGCTCAATACGCTTTCGCAGACCCGCTGCGTGTCATCGCTGAGGACTCGAGTCACAGCGACAGGGAAAAACGCTACTACTGTTTTGGAAAGGTGGGTGGCGGAGTTCTTACTGTTCGGTTCACGTTTCGCGGCGACGTGATCCGCATAATTGGGGCCGGTTATTGGCGGAAAGGTAAGGCGATTTATGAGCGCAAAAATAAAGTACCACGATGAACCGTTGGGCGACGTCAAGATAATCCCTGATTTTCTCCCGTCTCCTTCTGAACTGGCGTTTCGAGAGGAGTCCGTCAAGGTAACCATTTCCCTCAGCAAGAAGAGCGTCGATTTCTTCAAGTCTGAGGCAACGAAACATAATACGCAGTATCAGCGCATGATCCGACAGTTGCTTGACGCTTACGTCGAGGCACAGTCGGAGGCTCGACAGCGTCGGTCCGCAAAGATCGCCGGCAATCGCGCAAATGGGTAGTTGAAAGATGGTGCAACGGCAAAGGGCTTTTCTTGTATTAGTCGTCCTGCGCACGGCAGTTTTTACAGAAACGGGAGCCCCGGAACCTTTTCATCCTCTCATCCTTCACGGGCCGAAGCGTCTCCAGCCTTTCCGGTAGTATTTAACCAAAACTTGATTATCCAGGCGGTTCGCCTGTATTTCCGGAGGGGGTGAGGAGTCCTTGGGGAATGCAAAAAGAGTGGGCAGAAGCTCATTCGTGAGGAATCTCAACTGTATTTCTTTGGACAGGGACAGTTTCTTGGGATCGACCTCGCGGCGGGAGGCCAGCACAAAGCCCCAGTCCCCGAAAGACGGGACATAGGCATGGTACGGATAGACCTTGAAGCGCGCCTCCCCTTCCGGTCCCAGAGGTGCATCGGCCCAGGTACGAACAATGCACCAGAATGCTTCCGCCGCGTAAAATGGACTTGTTGCCTGGGTGACGGCAATTCCGTTTACGCTAAGGTGCTGGGATAGCAGCTTGTAGAAGCTCCTTGTATAGAGTCTGGCCAGGGAAAGGTTGTTGGGGTCGGGCAGGTCAAGGAATATGACATCCCATGAGTCGGCCGACTGTTCGAGGAATTTGCCCGCATCCTCTACATGAACCTTGACCTTGGGATGCAGGAGCGCTTTTTCCGAAAGTTCGGCAAGCACAGGCCGTTCCCTGAAAATCCGAATCATTTCCGCGTCCAAATCCACCAGATCGACAGTCTCGACCCGTGAATACTTGAGGACTTCCCGTGCGGTCATACCATCGCCGCCTCCCAGGATAAGGACCCGCTTGGCCCCCGGCGACGCGGCCATAGCCGGATGAACGAGCGCCTCGTGATACCGATGCTCGTCAACAGAGGAGAACTGGAGGTTTCCGTCAATAAACAACCTTGTGTCGTTGTGCCATCTGGTGACGATGATTCGCTGATAAGGGGTCTGTCGGACCAGAACGATGTCGTCTTGATACAGGAGCGTCTCTGTCAGAGACGCGAAAGCTCCGGAGCCGACAAGTCCTACAGCCAACACGACACCGGAAAAGCAAGCCAGGACCGCGAGAATCCTCTTTCTTCGCAGCATGTAGCCCATAACACGGAGGGCAACCCCAGCGACTGCAACGTTAATCAAACCGAAAACGAAGGAGGTTCGCAATAGTCCTAGATGAGGGACGAGGAGCAGCGGAAAAGCGCAAGACGCAATAAGAGCGCCTATATAGTCCAGCGCCAGCACATTGGAGACGGTCACCCTGAGCGCCTCCTGGCTCCTCAATATTCTGATCAAAATGGGGATTTCCATTCCTACCAGGGTGCCTGTGATGGCAAGCACTCCGATAAGAATCGGCAAGTACGTAGGCAGAACGGAAAAGGCTGCGAGGAGAACCGCGGCGGAAAGTCCTCCGGACAGACCGATACCGATCTGAATTGCTACGAACGCGTCGGCAAGGTCCTTCTTCAGGAACCGGGTCAGGTACGACCCTATTCCCATAGCTGTCAGAAAAACACCTATCACCAGGGAAAATTGGGTGATGGAACTGCCCAGCAGATAGGACGAGAGGGATGCGGCAATCAGTTCGTAGATCAGGCCGCAGACAGCGACCACAAATACCGCGGCAAGAAGAAAGATCCCTGGAAAAGATTGATTCATCAGAGTTGAGCCTTGAGGGCCTTCTCAGACATGAGTCTTAAAGCCCAACAGACTTTATGCTGCAACCGCAGCCGCTACCTTATTGCCGCCTGAATAATTATGGCCAGGGATATGAAAACCGATCCAATGATAATAGCCAGAGCGATGTTCTGGTCCTGCTCTATTTCTTTCCCTATGGAGAAGGGAGTGACCTTCTGCATAATGAAAAGAGCTATCGCAAACACTCCCAGGCCGATGACGGAATAAACCACGGTGCTCAATACAGGCCAAAGCGCCAGATGGTATGAACCTTGTTCCATATTACTCCTCCAACAAAGGGATTACCTGTTGACGACAATCGAGGTCGCGGCTACTTTCCGCCGCGGTACCCCCCTCCGTAATGCGATCTGCCTCCGAGAAAATAAACCCCGTACCCGCGGGTTTGGGCCCTGGTCGAACCGTCCCTCAAGCTGACCGGTTTGTCGAGCTGGCTCGGCAGAAACCAGCCGTGAAACGCGGCCTCATATGCCGTTACGGTCACAGCCAGGAGAAAGCCGGCCACCAGCAGTTTTGCCAGGAAATTCTTCAAACCACCTCCGGGAATCGTCCCGTGACCTTGCACTCAGAAAACAATGTCTCGGCGCAAATGCTCCAACTTACAGTTATCTCGAATTGTCATCGCGAGGAGAGAAACGACTATGCAACGCATTTCCCCTGGGACGGCATCCTGCTGGTGGGACCGGCATCTTGCCGGTCATTCAAATAGACAGGCTGGAAGCCTGTCCCACCAATAGAGATTGCTTCGGACTAACGCCCTCGCAATGACAGTTAGCGCGGCGTCACAGGTTTATCGAAGGTTCATTTCTTTACGGGCAGTCCCAGCGGCGGGGCGTTCGTTGCAAGCCGCTGCTCGATTCTCATGCCTCGCTAACTCTCTCCAGTCGATCATAGTTCGTATCAGTCGTCGTCTCCCGAATCATCATCCCCTGATCCGCTGACGGCAGACCATCGTCGAGTCTCGAAGCTCCAGCGGAGCATCGGTTCTACCAATCCCACCAAAGCCGCAAGGATAAGGGGAATAATGAAATACCAGGAAATCGTATTGTCCGCGGTCAAGCTCAGCTTCACGTTCTCGTTTTTTGAAGGTCCGCTGGTTCCGCTGCCGCCGGTCCCGTGCACGAGCAGTCGATAATTGCCGGCCTTATTAACCCTGAAGTAAGAACCGAACGAAGCGGAGCCTTCAGACCAGGAGCCTTCCGAGTCTTGCCCGTGGTAGTAAGACGACTCGTCATAAAGCTCGGATATCACACGATCGTCAGTGTCCACGAGCGCAAAGTCGAGCGCCAGCCACGAGTTGTTCACCGGAGCCGACCCCGAGAGGCGCAAAATGCTTTTATCACGGGGAACCTTGAAAGGGGCGGTCATCTGTTCCTGGGAATACTGGGCAGAGGTAACGGTTTCCTGAAGGATCGGTGTGGCCTTGCCAGCCATGAGGCTGTAGAACAGCAGGAGGATATTTACCAGTACAAAGATCGCGCCGATCGTTCCTATTCCTTCGATCCACGCAGATGGGGCGTAAGGCTGACAGGAATAAATCCCGCGAGGTTCCGGGAGCCTGGTTTCCTTGGGAACAGCGGCCAGCATTTCGCCGTGATCGACGTAACGCCCCCGGAAAAGCTCCACCTCCTTGCCGGTAATTTCCTGATCGACATATTCCGGCGGCTTGATCATATGCGTGTAACGGGTCGACTGGCCTATTGCGGCGACCCAGGGCAAAGCTCCGTCAACCCATTTAATGGCCATTGTGCCGCTTTCGAATATCTTGAAGGTCTCCGACCCAACCCGCACGGCCATCTTGGCCACCGGAATCGGCGGCACCGCGACCCGTGAATGCACCACGCGGCTTATGGTGAAATGGCCGCTTTCCTCGGACAGCCACAGATACCCCTGCTGCGCATTGTATAGGACATACTCGAAAGACCCGTACTCAAGCCCTTCTTCAACCTCCGCGTAGTAGAGGCGCCCCATAACCTCGTATTTGATCCCTTCCAGGGTGACCGGAGTACCGACATTCAGAGAAAAGCCCGGTTTCTTGCCGGGGTTCTTGCCAACGACCCGAAGCTGTGCTTCATCCAATTGGAGCGCAGATCCACAGGCCGCGCATACCACCATCTTGGTGGATTCGGCCCTGGGTCCCTCGTAAGGCTTTCCGCAGGAGGTGCAGCGTATGATTTCGCCAGTGCGTTCGGCCGGCCCTTCGCGATCCTCCGGTCTTACTTTACTTTCCTTTATGTCGAGGATTTTTCCGATAAACGCGCTCGGCTTCCCTGTCTGAGCATCATATTCGAGCCCGAAAGAAAAACTGCCGTCACCCCCCGCGCCGTCTGCATAAGGATAGGTTTCCCCGATTTCAACCTGGAAGGGGATCTGGCCCTCTCCTCCAAGGCACTGGGCCTTTCCGATTTCTTCCACAACCCCCACCTTGTCGTTCAGGGTGATCTGCATTCCCGGCTGCAGCTCTTCGAAAGGCGGCGCCGGAGTCACCAGTTCCAGTGGAGTTTCGAGAAAGAGTTCGCCCTCGTCCTCTGTGAGCCACATAATTTGCCCGTCTTGCATCTCCACGAACCACTCGTGCCAGACCCCCTGGTCATGAGCATAAGTGAGTCGTCCCAACACAGTGAACGAACGCCCTCTGATCTTTCCGGTCGCGCCGACCTTGAATCGCGCGGATTGGGGAAGATCCATGGACTTGTTGCCCGCTCGTAAAGCCGATTCCTTGTCCCAATAGATCGCGGTCTTGCAGTAATCGCAGA
It includes:
- a CDS encoding type II toxin-antitoxin system VapC family toxin, translated to MILVDTSVWVRHLREGDPDLERLLNNGEVMCHPFIIGELACGNLRNRHEILSLLQLLPLATQAKHEEVLHFIEQNHLNGMGLGYIDLHLSASAVLTGVPMWTADRRLNEANERLGIRYRPVLRT
- a CDS encoding sigma-70 family RNA polymerase sigma factor — encoded protein: MSNPEHEWPQRLAPKSIDREASLGELRVFLLKGVRSGLSGRPRTDEQFIEDVVQTALVRILDSLDRFEGRSAFTTWALAIALRVAYSELRRRHWNNVSLEELREKRGFLPDEVDTSANPFEAIAFNSLIALMHRLVRTKLTERQRNVLLAELNEMPQDEIARQMSITRNAVYKLSHDARKALRRALEAAGYEVEQVRDVLESPTR
- a CDS encoding type II toxin-antitoxin system HicB family antitoxin yields the protein MKDYHINLFHSEEDEGYIADIPDLKHCSAFGETPEEALHEVHKARAAWLEAAREHGKPIPEPRYRPVIYQVA
- a CDS encoding BrnT family toxin; protein product: MIRAYFDWDLNKDLENQEKHGVSFADAQYAFADPLRVIAEDSSHSDREKRYYCFGKVGGGVLTVRFTFRGDVIRIIGAGYWRKGKAIYERKNKVPR
- a CDS encoding CopG family transcriptional regulator, producing MSAKIKYHDEPLGDVKIIPDFLPSPSELAFREESVKVTISLSKKSVDFFKSEATKHNTQYQRMIRQLLDAYVEAQSEARQRRSAKIAGNRANG
- a CDS encoding polyamine aminopropyltransferase, which codes for MNQSFPGIFLLAAVFVVAVCGLIYELIAASLSSYLLGSSITQFSLVIGVFLTAMGIGSYLTRFLKKDLADAFVAIQIGIGLSGGLSAAVLLAAFSVLPTYLPILIGVLAITGTLVGMEIPILIRILRSQEALRVTVSNVLALDYIGALIASCAFPLLLVPHLGLLRTSFVFGLINVAVAGVALRVMGYMLRRKRILAVLACFSGVVLAVGLVGSGAFASLTETLLYQDDIVLVRQTPYQRIIVTRWHNDTRLFIDGNLQFSSVDEHRYHEALVHPAMAASPGAKRVLILGGGDGMTAREVLKYSRVETVDLVDLDAEMIRIFRERPVLAELSEKALLHPKVKVHVEDAGKFLEQSADSWDVIFLDLPDPNNLSLARLYTRSFYKLLSQHLSVNGIAVTQATSPFYAAEAFWCIVRTWADAPLGPEGEARFKVYPYHAYVPSFGDWGFVLASRREVDPKKLSLSKEIQLRFLTNELLPTLFAFPKDSSPPPEIQANRLDNQVLVKYYRKGWRRFGP
- a CDS encoding DUF350 domain-containing protein, which encodes MEQGSYHLALWPVLSTVVYSVIGLGVFAIALFIMQKVTPFSIGKEIEQDQNIALAIIIGSVFISLAIIIQAAIR
- a CDS encoding DUF4178 domain-containing protein yields the protein MERKFQCPSCGGANKVTNPGILMKICDYCKTAIYWDKESALRAGNKSMDLPQSARFKVGATGKIRGRSFTVLGRLTYAHDQGVWHEWFVEMQDGQIMWLTEDEGELFLETPLELVTPAPPFEELQPGMQITLNDKVGVVEEIGKAQCLGGEGQIPFQVEIGETYPYADGAGGDGSFSFGLEYDAQTGKPSAFIGKILDIKESKVRPEDREGPAERTGEIIRCTSCGKPYEGPRAESTKMVVCAACGSALQLDEAQLRVVGKNPGKKPGFSLNVGTPVTLEGIKYEVMGRLYYAEVEEGLEYGSFEYVLYNAQQGYLWLSEESGHFTISRVVHSRVAVPPIPVAKMAVRVGSETFKIFESGTMAIKWVDGALPWVAAIGQSTRYTHMIKPPEYVDQEITGKEVELFRGRYVDHGEMLAAVPKETRLPEPRGIYSCQPYAPSAWIEGIGTIGAIFVLVNILLLFYSLMAGKATPILQETVTSAQYSQEQMTAPFKVPRDKSILRLSGSAPVNNSWLALDFALVDTDDRVISELYDESSYYHGQDSEGSWSEGSASFGSYFRVNKAGNYRLLVHGTGGSGTSGPSKNENVKLSLTADNTISWYFIIPLILAALVGLVEPMLRWSFETRRWSAVSGSGDDDSGDDD